One Lysobacter enzymogenes DNA segment encodes these proteins:
- the phoB gene encoding phosphate regulon transcriptional regulator PhoB, with amino-acid sequence MQKRILIVEDEPAIRDMVSFALRKGEYDPVHAGDAREAQAAIADRVPDLILLDWMLPGTSGLELARRWRKESLTREIPIIMLTARGEENDRVGGLEAGVDDYVVKPFSARELLARIRAVLRRSREDDEDGSVGVGPLRIDGAAHRVFAQVDGGDQPVQIGPTEYRLLHFFMTHPERVYSRTQLLDHVWGGSVYVEERTVDVHIRRLRKTLEPHRLDGMVQTVRGAGYRFSASLAA; translated from the coding sequence GTGCAGAAGCGCATCCTGATAGTCGAAGACGAACCCGCCATCCGCGACATGGTGTCCTTTGCCCTGCGCAAGGGCGAATACGATCCCGTCCACGCCGGCGACGCCCGCGAAGCCCAGGCGGCCATCGCCGACCGCGTCCCGGACCTGATCCTGCTGGACTGGATGCTGCCCGGCACCAGCGGCCTCGAGCTGGCCCGGCGCTGGCGCAAGGAATCGCTGACGCGCGAGATTCCGATCATCATGCTGACCGCGCGCGGCGAAGAGAACGACCGCGTCGGCGGCCTGGAAGCCGGCGTCGACGACTACGTCGTCAAACCCTTTTCGGCGCGCGAGCTGCTGGCGCGCATCCGCGCGGTGCTGCGCCGCTCGCGCGAGGACGACGAAGACGGCAGCGTCGGCGTCGGCCCGCTGCGCATCGACGGCGCCGCCCACCGGGTGTTCGCCCAGGTCGACGGCGGCGACCAGCCGGTCCAGATCGGCCCGACCGAATACCGCCTGCTGCATTTCTTCATGACCCACCCCGAACGCGTCTATTCGCGCACCCAACTGCTCGACCACGTCTGGGGCGGCAGCGTGTACGTGGAGGAGCGCACGGTCGACGTGCACATCCGCCGCCTGCGCAAGACGCTGGAGCCGCACCGGCTCGACGGCATGGTCCAGACCGTGCGCGGAGCGGGCTACCGCTTCTCCGCCTCGCTCGCCGCGTAA
- a CDS encoding helix-turn-helix domain-containing protein translates to MITASQLRAARALVGMDQKTLAEKAGVSLPTIQRMEASQGNVRGVVDTLTKIINALDAAGVELIGENMPSYGTGRGVRLKSPPE, encoded by the coding sequence TTGATTACGGCAAGCCAATTGCGCGCCGCCCGCGCCCTGGTCGGCATGGACCAGAAGACCCTGGCCGAGAAGGCCGGCGTGTCGCTGCCGACGATCCAGCGCATGGAAGCCAGCCAGGGCAACGTGCGCGGCGTGGTCGATACCCTGACCAAGATCATCAACGCGCTGGACGCGGCCGGCGTCGAGTTGATCGGCGAGAACATGCCCAGCTACGGCACCGGCCGCGGCGTGCGGCTGAAGTCGCCGCCGGAGTGA
- a CDS encoding YkgJ family cysteine cluster protein, with protein MTRDDPELTALRARIPAFGCRAGCHDCCGPVTASAQEMARLPFKPEAERDAALAAWSCPHLGPHGCEAYEERPLICRLFGTTPRLRCPNGCGPETMIDEAAENAVHAYLRRTRQVLV; from the coding sequence ATGACGCGCGACGATCCGGAACTGACAGCGCTGCGCGCGCGCATTCCCGCGTTCGGCTGCCGCGCGGGCTGCCACGACTGCTGCGGGCCGGTCACGGCCTCGGCGCAGGAAATGGCGCGGCTGCCGTTCAAGCCCGAGGCCGAGCGCGACGCCGCGCTGGCCGCCTGGAGTTGCCCGCACCTGGGCCCGCACGGCTGCGAGGCCTACGAGGAACGGCCGCTGATCTGCCGGCTGTTCGGCACCACCCCGCGGCTGCGCTGCCCCAACGGCTGCGGGCCCGAAACGATGATCGACGAAGCGGCCGAAAACGCGGTCCACGCCTATCTGCGGCGGACCCGGCAAGTGCTGGTGTGA
- the ppx gene encoding exopolyphosphatase — translation MNNVFPTSRLPLEDGDLLAAVDMGSNSFHMVVARYVLGQLRTVDRLRETVRMAEGLDRKGGLAPEVRQRALECLSRFGQRIRDVPPQRVRAIATNTVRRLAAPQAFLMPAESALGHAIEVVSGREEARLIYLGVAHAQPSKPGERRLVIDIGGGSTECIVGAGFEAIERESLQVGCIASTRRFFDNGKLSKKKWRDALNEVSAEFQQFAGTYRSLGWHEALGSSGTNKAIGEICAAMKLTKGAVTAEALPVLRDELLRADRIEAIDLPGLSSDRRPVIAGGILILEAAFNVLGLQRMAISKAAMREGVLYDMLGRGGADDPRDAAVASLVKRYGIDEPQSKRVEATLLRLFDQVAKAWNLDADDRLMLLRAARLHELGLAIAHSQYHVHSSYVIENSDISGFSRQQQQFLAALVRTHRRSIPKSAFDALPDRLLSAVRRSSALLRLAVLLHRAHESDPIPQLDAHAEGNTLTLTVSRRWLDSRPLVRADLEGEPQDMAGLGISLKLLAA, via the coding sequence ATGAATAACGTATTCCCGACCAGCCGCCTGCCGCTCGAGGACGGCGACCTGCTCGCCGCGGTCGACATGGGCTCCAACAGCTTCCACATGGTGGTGGCGCGCTACGTGCTCGGGCAGCTGCGCACCGTCGACCGGCTGCGCGAGACCGTGCGCATGGCCGAGGGCCTGGACCGCAAGGGCGGCCTCGCCCCCGAGGTGCGCCAGCGCGCGCTGGAGTGCCTGTCGCGCTTCGGCCAGCGCATCCGCGACGTGCCGCCGCAGCGGGTGCGTGCGATCGCCACCAACACCGTGCGCCGGCTGGCCGCGCCGCAGGCCTTCCTGATGCCGGCCGAATCGGCGCTGGGCCACGCCATCGAAGTGGTGTCCGGCCGCGAAGAGGCGCGCCTGATCTACCTCGGCGTCGCCCACGCCCAGCCGTCCAAGCCCGGCGAACGCCGGCTGGTGATCGACATCGGCGGCGGCTCGACCGAATGCATCGTCGGCGCCGGCTTCGAGGCGATCGAGCGCGAGAGCCTGCAGGTCGGCTGCATCGCCAGCACCCGCCGCTTCTTCGACAACGGCAAGCTGTCGAAGAAGAAATGGCGCGACGCGCTCAACGAGGTCTCGGCCGAGTTCCAGCAGTTCGCCGGCACCTACCGCAGCCTGGGCTGGCACGAGGCGCTGGGTTCGTCGGGCACCAACAAGGCCATCGGCGAGATCTGCGCGGCGATGAAGCTGACCAAGGGCGCGGTCACCGCCGAGGCACTGCCGGTGCTGCGCGACGAGCTGCTGCGGGCCGACCGGATCGAGGCCATCGACCTGCCCGGCCTGTCCTCCGACCGCCGCCCGGTGATCGCCGGCGGCATCCTGATCCTGGAAGCCGCGTTCAACGTGCTCGGCCTGCAGCGCATGGCCATCAGCAAGGCGGCGATGCGCGAGGGCGTGCTCTACGACATGCTCGGCCGCGGCGGCGCCGACGACCCGCGCGATGCGGCCGTCGCCTCGCTGGTCAAGCGCTACGGCATCGACGAGCCGCAGTCCAAGCGGGTCGAAGCGACCCTGCTGCGCCTGTTCGACCAGGTCGCCAAGGCCTGGAACCTCGACGCCGACGACCGCCTGATGCTGCTGCGCGCCGCGCGCCTGCACGAGCTGGGCCTGGCGATCGCGCACAGCCAGTACCACGTGCACAGCTCCTACGTGATCGAGAACTCGGACATCTCCGGCTTCTCGCGCCAGCAGCAGCAGTTCCTCGCCGCGCTGGTGCGCACCCACCGCCGCAGCATCCCCAAGAGCGCCTTCGACGCCCTGCCCGACCGCCTGCTGTCGGCGGTGCGGCGCAGCTCGGCGCTGCTGCGCCTGGCGGTGCTGCTGCACCGCGCGCACGAATCCGACCCGATCCCGCAGCTCGACGCCCACGCCGAAGGCAACACCCTCACCCTGACCGTGTCGCGGCGCTGGCTGGACTCGCGCCCGCTGGTGCGCGCGGACCTGGAGGGCGAGCCGCAGGACATGGCGGGCTTGGGGATTTCGCTGAAGCTGCTGGCCGCCTGA
- the ppk1 gene encoding polyphosphate kinase 1 has protein sequence MNAMTEPSLDTDPLRDASLYFNRELSQLDFNFRVLAQAQDPQVPLLERLKYLCISCTNLDEFFEIRAGTLRHAQDLGLAPGPDGLAPQTVLARIHDRAAELVKAQYECWNDVLRPALQDNGVRVLGRNSWNARQTRWLRAYFRDEIMPVLSPLGLDPAHPFPKILNKSLNIVVVLKGKDAFGRAGNLAIVRAPRSLPRIIQMPENVSGGQHDFVFLSSVLSAFVDELFPGMEVKGAYQFRVTRNSELLVDEEEVDNIALALRDELVGRGYLRAVRLEIAEQCPKPIVRTLLENFDLPENAVYRINGPVNLNRVIQVYDLVQRPELKFPPYQQRVAPGVETIFDTVADGDMLLHHPFDSFAPVLELIRQAAEDPNVLAIKQTLYRAGKDSPIVEQLIQAARNGKDVTVVVELRARFDEEANLGLADRLQEAGVQVVYGVVGYKTHAKMLLIVRREGRKLKRYVHLGTGNYHSGTARAYTDFGLITADPDIGNDVHLIFQQLSGLAPSLKLKCLLQSPFTLHAGVLKRIDRETKHARAGKPARIVAKMNALNEPQVIRALYQASQAGVQIDLIVRGACTLRPGVEGVSDNIRVRSIVGRFLEHHRVYWFANDGAPDLFCSSADWLERNLLRRVETGFPILDSDLRGRVYEEALANYLADNLNSWELQNDGGYARIAPADGAMPHSAQATLLAKLCG, from the coding sequence ATGAACGCGATGACCGAACCCTCGCTCGACACCGACCCGCTGCGCGACGCCTCGCTGTACTTCAACCGCGAACTGTCGCAACTGGACTTCAACTTCCGCGTCCTGGCCCAGGCCCAGGACCCGCAGGTGCCGCTGCTGGAACGGCTGAAGTACCTGTGCATCTCGTGCACCAACCTCGACGAATTCTTCGAGATCCGCGCCGGCACCCTGCGCCACGCCCAGGACCTGGGCCTGGCCCCGGGCCCGGACGGGCTGGCGCCGCAGACCGTGCTCGCGCGCATCCACGACCGCGCCGCCGAGCTGGTCAAGGCGCAGTACGAATGCTGGAACGACGTGCTGCGCCCGGCGCTGCAGGACAACGGCGTGCGCGTGCTCGGGCGCAATTCCTGGAACGCGCGCCAGACCCGCTGGCTGCGCGCCTACTTCCGCGACGAGATCATGCCGGTGCTGTCGCCGCTCGGACTCGATCCGGCGCACCCGTTCCCGAAGATCCTCAACAAGTCGCTCAACATCGTGGTCGTGCTCAAGGGCAAGGACGCGTTCGGCCGCGCCGGCAACCTCGCCATCGTGCGCGCGCCGCGTTCGCTGCCGCGCATCATCCAGATGCCGGAGAACGTCTCCGGCGGCCAGCACGACTTCGTGTTCCTGTCCTCGGTGCTGTCGGCCTTCGTCGACGAGCTGTTCCCGGGCATGGAGGTCAAGGGCGCCTACCAGTTCCGCGTGACCCGCAACTCCGAGCTGCTGGTGGACGAGGAAGAGGTCGACAACATCGCCCTGGCCCTGCGCGACGAACTGGTCGGCCGCGGCTACCTGCGCGCGGTGCGGCTGGAGATCGCCGAGCAGTGCCCCAAGCCGATCGTGCGCACCTTGCTGGAGAACTTCGACCTGCCGGAGAACGCGGTCTACCGCATCAACGGCCCGGTCAACCTCAACCGCGTGATCCAGGTCTACGATCTGGTCCAGCGTCCGGAACTGAAGTTCCCGCCGTACCAGCAGCGCGTGGCGCCCGGGGTGGAGACCATCTTCGACACCGTCGCCGACGGCGACATGCTGCTGCACCACCCGTTCGACTCGTTCGCGCCGGTGCTGGAGCTGATCCGCCAGGCCGCCGAAGACCCGAACGTGCTGGCGATCAAGCAGACCCTGTACCGCGCCGGCAAGGACTCGCCGATCGTCGAGCAGCTGATCCAGGCCGCGCGCAACGGCAAGGACGTGACCGTGGTGGTCGAGCTGCGCGCGCGCTTCGACGAAGAGGCCAACCTGGGCCTCGCCGACCGTTTGCAGGAGGCCGGCGTGCAGGTGGTGTACGGCGTGGTCGGCTACAAGACCCACGCCAAGATGCTGCTGATCGTCCGCCGCGAGGGCCGCAAGCTCAAGCGCTACGTGCACCTGGGCACCGGCAATTACCACAGCGGCACTGCCCGCGCCTACACCGACTTCGGCCTGATCACCGCCGATCCGGACATCGGCAACGACGTCCACCTGATCTTCCAGCAGCTCTCCGGCCTGGCGCCGTCGCTGAAGCTCAAGTGCCTGCTGCAGTCGCCGTTCACCCTGCACGCCGGCGTGCTCAAGCGCATCGACCGCGAGACCAAGCACGCCCGCGCCGGCAAGCCCGCGCGCATCGTCGCCAAGATGAACGCCTTGAACGAGCCGCAGGTGATCCGCGCGCTGTACCAGGCCTCCCAGGCCGGCGTGCAGATCGACCTGATCGTGCGCGGCGCCTGCACCCTGCGTCCGGGCGTGGAAGGCGTGTCCGACAACATCCGGGTGCGCTCGATCGTCGGCCGGTTCCTGGAGCACCACCGCGTCTATTGGTTCGCCAACGACGGCGCCCCGGACCTGTTCTGCTCCAGCGCCGACTGGCTGGAGCGCAACCTGCTGCGCCGGGTCGAGACCGGCTTCCCGATCCTGGATTCGGACCTGCGCGGCCGGGTCTACGAGGAGGCGCTGGCCAACTACCTGGCCGACAACCTCAACTCCTGGGAACTGCAGAACGACGGCGGCTACGCCCGGATCGCGCCGGCCGACGGCGCGATGCCGCACTCGGCCCAGGCGACTTTGTTGGCTAAGTTGTGCGGATGA
- a CDS encoding YoaK family protein codes for MGVQLPAWVWVGGGVLACVAGMVNVAGVLGFEHQALTHLTGTATLLGAAAAAGRPLAALQLFGVIAAYLAGAMLSGAIVQGRSLRLGRRYGVVLSIESALLFAAVPLFRHAPMLGGLTGAMAMGLQNAMATTFSGSVLRTTHLTGMFTDLGIGLGHALRGQDVPRRRILLSALVICGFLAGAALGAALYRHWGYRMLYLPAVLTGAAGSGYALYRQLRPFSD; via the coding sequence GTGGGCGTGCAACTGCCGGCATGGGTCTGGGTGGGAGGCGGCGTGCTGGCCTGCGTGGCCGGCATGGTCAACGTCGCCGGCGTGCTCGGCTTCGAGCACCAGGCGCTGACCCACCTCACCGGGACCGCCACCCTGCTCGGCGCCGCGGCCGCCGCGGGGCGGCCGCTGGCGGCGCTGCAACTGTTCGGCGTGATCGCCGCCTACCTCGCCGGCGCGATGCTGAGCGGGGCCATCGTCCAGGGCCGTTCCCTGCGCCTGGGCCGGCGCTACGGCGTGGTGCTGTCGATCGAATCGGCGCTGCTGTTCGCGGCCGTGCCGCTGTTCCGCCACGCGCCGATGCTCGGCGGATTGACCGGAGCGATGGCGATGGGACTGCAGAACGCGATGGCCACCACCTTCAGCGGCTCGGTCCTGCGCACCACCCACCTGACCGGCATGTTCACCGACCTGGGCATCGGCCTGGGCCATGCCCTGCGCGGCCAGGACGTGCCGCGCCGGCGGATCCTGCTGAGCGCGCTGGTGATCTGCGGCTTCCTTGCCGGCGCGGCGCTCGGCGCGGCGCTCTACCGGCACTGGGGCTATCGCATGCTGTACCTGCCGGCGGTGCTGACCGGCGCGGCCGGCAGCGGCTATGCGCTGTATCGCCAGTTGCGGCCGTTCTCCGACTGA
- a CDS encoding AMP-binding protein — protein MSPDRIAPDPALSHVVGAAAPALLDETIGAMLARIAAQWPDREALVVPPQDVRLTWRAFDAAVSRLGAGLLRLGLAPGDRIGVWSLNRAEWVLLQFASARAGLVLVNINPAYRTHELEYALHLVGCRALAIVPSFKSSHYLDMLRELAPELGRHPPGLLRARRLPDLRHVLVMGAHPPPAGAHAFDAVAACDDPAAHALLDQVSARLSPDDAINIQFTSGTTGAPKGATLTHRNIVNNGFFVGEAMRLSERDRLCIPVPFYHCFGMVLGNLACVTHGACMVIPGEGFDPLATLRTVAAERCTGLHGVPTMFIAQLQHPQFGEFDLSSLRTGIMAGANCPVEVMKQVVGRMHMQQVTIAYGMTETSPVSFQTVPDDPLERRVDSVGRVHPHVEVRIVDENGDTVPRGGIGELLTRGYSVMQGYWGDPRRTAEAVDGDGWMHTGDQATIDADGYGRIVGRLKDMLIRGGENVYPREIEEFLYAHPAIADVQVFGVPDEKFGEEVCAWIRLAEGAALDAEAVRGFCQGRIAHYKIPRYIEFVEALPMTISGKPQKYLMRETMVELLAARSRG, from the coding sequence ATGAGTCCAGACCGCATCGCCCCCGACCCCGCCCTCAGCCACGTCGTCGGCGCCGCCGCGCCGGCGCTGCTCGACGAAACCATCGGCGCGATGCTCGCGCGCATCGCCGCGCAGTGGCCCGACCGCGAGGCGCTGGTGGTGCCGCCGCAGGACGTGCGTTTGACCTGGCGCGCGTTCGACGCCGCGGTGAGCCGGCTCGGCGCCGGCCTGCTGCGACTGGGCCTGGCGCCGGGCGACCGCATCGGCGTGTGGTCGCTCAACCGCGCCGAGTGGGTGCTGCTGCAGTTCGCCAGCGCCCGCGCCGGGCTGGTGCTGGTCAACATCAATCCGGCCTACCGCACCCACGAGCTGGAGTACGCGCTCCACCTGGTCGGCTGCCGCGCCCTGGCCATCGTGCCCTCGTTCAAGAGCTCGCATTACCTCGACATGCTGCGCGAACTGGCGCCGGAACTCGGCCGCCATCCGCCCGGACTGCTGCGCGCGCGGCGCCTGCCGGACCTGCGCCACGTGCTGGTCATGGGCGCGCACCCGCCGCCGGCCGGCGCGCATGCCTTCGACGCGGTCGCCGCCTGCGACGACCCGGCCGCGCACGCGCTGCTGGACCAGGTGAGCGCGCGGCTGTCGCCGGACGACGCGATCAACATCCAGTTCACTTCCGGCACCACCGGCGCGCCCAAGGGCGCGACCCTGACCCACCGCAACATCGTCAACAACGGCTTCTTCGTCGGCGAGGCGATGCGCTTGAGCGAACGCGACCGGCTGTGCATCCCGGTGCCGTTCTACCACTGCTTCGGCATGGTCCTGGGCAACCTGGCCTGCGTCACCCACGGCGCCTGCATGGTGATTCCCGGCGAAGGCTTCGACCCGCTGGCGACCCTGCGCACCGTCGCCGCCGAACGCTGCACCGGCCTGCACGGCGTGCCGACCATGTTCATCGCGCAACTGCAGCACCCGCAGTTCGGCGAGTTCGACCTGTCGAGCCTGCGCACCGGCATCATGGCCGGCGCCAACTGCCCGGTGGAGGTGATGAAGCAGGTGGTCGGGCGCATGCACATGCAGCAGGTGACCATCGCCTACGGCATGACCGAAACCAGCCCGGTCAGCTTCCAGACCGTGCCGGACGACCCGCTGGAACGGCGCGTGGATTCGGTCGGCCGGGTCCATCCGCACGTGGAAGTGCGCATCGTCGACGAGAACGGCGACACCGTGCCGCGCGGCGGCATCGGCGAACTGCTGACCCGCGGCTATTCGGTGATGCAGGGCTACTGGGGCGATCCCCGCCGCACCGCCGAAGCCGTCGACGGCGACGGCTGGATGCACACCGGCGACCAGGCCACCATCGACGCCGACGGCTACGGCCGCATCGTCGGCCGGCTCAAGGACATGCTGATCCGCGGCGGCGAGAACGTGTACCCGCGCGAGATCGAGGAATTCCTCTACGCCCACCCGGCGATCGCCGACGTGCAGGTGTTCGGCGTGCCCGACGAAAAATTCGGCGAGGAAGTCTGCGCCTGGATCCGCCTGGCCGAGGGCGCCGCGCTCGACGCCGAGGCGGTGCGCGGGTTCTGCCAGGGGCGCATCGCCCACTACAAGATCCCGCGCTACATCGAGTTCGTCGAGGCGCTGCCGATGACGATCAGCGGCAAGCCGCAGAAGTATCTGATGCGCGAGACGATGGTCGAGCTGCTGGCGGCGCGAAGCCGAGGCTGA
- the phoR gene encoding phosphate regulon sensor histidine kinase PhoR yields the protein MPPRARSAWFRTLGQLALILVGAAVLGILVGYPWPIVTAAAIGVVAWHYWRLRRVLIRLTARQRLTPPLGEGIWNELDRLLHRSQAEMRGRKRRLIEMLRAYRAAAAAMPDAIVVVERNSQRVQWFNEAATGLFGLRYPRDIGAPVVDRLQPLQISHWLASGRNAEPLEAASPWNPAVTLSLRLIPYSENLWLLVARDVSRMLQLEQMRRDFVANVSHELRTPLTVVHGYLDMLDPEEHPDWAPMLAEMQRQSQRMTQLVEDLLTLSRLESQDSLPAEENVSMSSMLATLKREANALSQGRHEIAMDDLAGVDLFGSNKELHSAFSNLVSNAIRYTPAGGTIRIRFRPESAGIARGCVLEVVDSGYGIPAAHLPRITERFYRVSTSRSRESGGTGLGLSIVKHVLHLHQARLEIASEVGRGSTFACHFIPERMRRRDQYGESQSDTLLHDALP from the coding sequence ATGCCGCCCCGCGCGCGCTCCGCCTGGTTCCGCACCCTCGGTCAGCTCGCGCTGATCCTGGTCGGCGCCGCCGTACTCGGCATCCTGGTCGGCTATCCCTGGCCGATCGTCACCGCCGCCGCGATCGGCGTGGTCGCCTGGCATTACTGGCGGCTGCGCCGGGTGCTGATCCGGCTGACCGCGCGCCAGCGCCTGACCCCGCCGCTGGGCGAAGGCATCTGGAACGAGCTCGACCGCCTGCTGCACCGCAGCCAGGCGGAGATGCGCGGGCGCAAGCGCCGGCTGATCGAAATGCTGCGCGCCTACCGCGCCGCCGCGGCGGCGATGCCCGACGCGATCGTGGTGGTGGAACGCAACAGCCAGCGCGTGCAGTGGTTCAACGAAGCCGCCACCGGCCTGTTCGGGCTGCGCTATCCGCGCGACATCGGCGCGCCGGTGGTCGACCGGCTGCAGCCGCTGCAGATCTCGCACTGGCTCGCCTCGGGCCGCAACGCCGAGCCGCTGGAAGCGGCCTCGCCGTGGAACCCGGCGGTGACCCTGAGCCTGCGCCTGATCCCGTACTCGGAAAACCTGTGGCTGCTGGTCGCGCGCGACGTCAGCCGCATGCTCCAGCTCGAACAGATGCGCCGCGACTTCGTCGCCAACGTCTCGCACGAACTGCGCACGCCGCTGACCGTGGTCCACGGCTACCTCGACATGCTCGATCCGGAAGAACACCCGGACTGGGCGCCGATGCTGGCCGAGATGCAGCGCCAGTCGCAGCGCATGACCCAGCTGGTCGAAGACCTGCTGACGCTGTCGCGCCTGGAATCGCAGGACAGCCTGCCGGCCGAGGAAAACGTGTCGATGTCCTCGATGCTGGCCACGCTCAAGCGCGAGGCCAATGCGCTGAGCCAGGGGCGGCACGAGATCGCGATGGACGACCTCGCCGGCGTCGACCTGTTCGGTTCGAACAAGGAACTGCACAGCGCGTTCTCGAACCTGGTCAGCAACGCGATCCGCTACACCCCGGCCGGCGGCACCATCCGCATCCGCTTCCGCCCCGAGAGCGCCGGCATCGCCCGCGGCTGCGTGCTGGAAGTGGTCGACAGCGGCTACGGCATCCCGGCCGCGCACCTGCCGCGCATCACCGAACGCTTCTACCGCGTGTCCACCAGCCGCTCGCGCGAGAGCGGCGGCACCGGCCTGGGGCTGTCGATCGTCAAGCACGTGCTGCACCTGCACCAGGCGCGGCTGGAGATCGCCAGCGAAGTCGGCCGCGGCAGCACCTTCGCCTGCCACTTCATTCCCGAACGCATGCGCCGCCGCGACCAGTACGGCGAATCGCAGTCGGATACCCTTCTCCACGATGCACTGCCCTGA
- the mdoH gene encoding glucans biosynthesis glucosyltransferase MdoH has product MNATAAPPHRPAASAPYEALPPESPMAMPVQSLKAGALSPQPLPTAPRGMALRRLYVIGGAALLTLVAAYHILRVLYVGGLNLLEGALLGLFLFLFAWIALAFTSSLAGFVLILSRRRWRLGLKQGGELPSLDERTALLAPTYNEDPERLMAGLQAIYESVQATGQLDKFDFFILSDTTKEPIRQAEIRAFQALRERTGGHARIFYRRRKNNAERKAGNIAEWVRRFGAAYPQMLILDADSLMTGEVIVKLSGAMQRHPDVALIQTLPMIVNGQTLFARMQQFAGRVYGPVIAYGIAWWHGAESNYWGHNAIIRTRAFAEHAGLPELRGRKPFGGTVLSHDFVEAALMRRGGWALHMIPGLVGSYEEGPPSLTDMLVRDRRWCQGNLQHTAVLPARGLHWISRMHLMIGIGHYFTAPMWAMLMLIGLVIPLDKVDYFRWQSIRLPGFSPSAYWRDQDPDRVLWVFVATMAVLLAPKFMAYLALLTDRETRRGCGGAIRAFFSMIFETLLAALMAPVTMYLQSRGVAEVLSGKDSGWESQRRDDGSLPLSGLIRSYGGLTLFGVLIGGMAYAISPPLAAWMSPVILGLIVSIPVVAFTSARGPGQFLRRIGIFRIPEEISPPPVLVRATQLRAEAAKRSAAAAEHVG; this is encoded by the coding sequence ATGAACGCAACTGCCGCACCGCCGCACCGCCCCGCCGCCTCCGCGCCCTACGAAGCCCTGCCGCCCGAATCGCCGATGGCGATGCCGGTGCAGTCGCTCAAGGCCGGGGCGCTGTCGCCCCAGCCGCTGCCGACCGCGCCGCGCGGCATGGCCCTGCGCCGCCTCTATGTGATCGGCGGCGCCGCGCTGCTGACCCTGGTCGCGGCGTACCACATCCTGCGCGTGCTCTACGTCGGCGGGCTCAATCTGCTGGAAGGCGCGCTGCTGGGACTGTTCCTGTTCCTGTTCGCGTGGATCGCGCTGGCCTTCACCAGTTCGCTGGCCGGCTTCGTGCTGATCCTGTCGCGCCGGCGCTGGCGGCTGGGCCTGAAGCAAGGCGGCGAACTGCCGTCGCTGGACGAGCGCACCGCGCTGCTGGCGCCGACCTACAACGAGGATCCCGAGCGGCTGATGGCCGGACTGCAGGCGATCTACGAATCGGTGCAGGCCACCGGCCAGCTCGACAAGTTCGATTTCTTCATCCTCAGCGACACCACCAAGGAACCGATCCGCCAGGCCGAGATCCGCGCGTTCCAGGCGCTGCGCGAACGCACCGGCGGCCATGCGCGGATCTTCTACCGCCGGCGCAAGAACAACGCCGAGCGCAAGGCCGGCAACATCGCCGAGTGGGTGCGCCGCTTCGGCGCGGCCTATCCGCAGATGCTGATCCTCGACGCCGACAGCCTGATGACCGGCGAGGTGATCGTGAAGCTGTCCGGGGCGATGCAGCGGCATCCGGACGTGGCGCTGATCCAGACCCTGCCGATGATCGTCAACGGCCAGACCCTGTTCGCGCGCATGCAGCAGTTCGCCGGCCGCGTGTACGGCCCGGTGATCGCCTACGGCATCGCCTGGTGGCACGGCGCGGAGAGCAACTACTGGGGCCACAACGCGATCATCCGCACCCGCGCCTTCGCCGAGCACGCCGGCCTGCCGGAACTGCGCGGACGCAAGCCGTTCGGCGGCACCGTGCTGAGCCACGACTTCGTCGAAGCCGCGCTGATGCGCCGCGGCGGCTGGGCGCTGCACATGATCCCGGGCCTGGTCGGCAGCTACGAGGAAGGCCCGCCGTCGCTGACCGACATGCTGGTGCGCGACCGCCGCTGGTGCCAGGGCAACCTGCAGCACACCGCGGTGCTGCCGGCGCGCGGCCTGCACTGGATCAGCCGCATGCATTTGATGATCGGCATCGGCCATTACTTCACCGCGCCGATGTGGGCGATGCTGATGCTGATCGGCCTGGTCATTCCGCTCGACAAGGTCGACTACTTCCGCTGGCAGAGCATCCGCCTGCCGGGTTTCTCGCCGAGCGCCTACTGGCGCGACCAGGACCCGGACCGGGTGCTGTGGGTGTTCGTCGCCACCATGGCGGTGCTGCTGGCGCCGAAGTTCATGGCCTACCTGGCGCTGCTGACCGACCGCGAGACCCGGCGCGGCTGCGGCGGCGCGATCCGCGCGTTCTTCAGCATGATCTTCGAGACCCTGCTGGCCGCGCTGATGGCGCCGGTGACCATGTACCTGCAGTCGCGCGGCGTGGCCGAAGTGCTGTCGGGCAAGGACTCGGGCTGGGAGTCGCAGCGCCGCGACGACGGCAGCCTGCCGCTGTCGGGGCTGATCCGCAGCTACGGCGGGCTGACCCTGTTCGGCGTGCTGATCGGCGGCATGGCTTATGCGATTTCGCCGCCGCTGGCGGCGTGGATGTCGCCGGTGATCCTGGGCCTGATCGTGTCGATCCCGGTGGTGGCCTTCACTTCCGCGCGCGGGCCGGGGCAGTTCCTGCGCCGGATCGGCATCTTCCGCATTCCCGAGGAGATCAGCCCGCCGCCGGTGCTGGTGCGGGCGACCCAGTTGCGCGCGGAGGCGGCCAAGCGCAGCGCCGCCGCCGCGGAGCATGTGGGCTGA